In a single window of the Cucumis melo cultivar AY chromosome 11, USDA_Cmelo_AY_1.0, whole genome shotgun sequence genome:
- the LOC103497823 gene encoding uncharacterized protein LOC103497823 isoform X2: MSNSMLNEAEPKELRDESDFEVIFSNSDYISVCGFGSLLSERSARGTFPELINFRMARLNGFRRFFGHVAPIFFERGIAKPETKEISSLCSEPCEGENIIITVFEIKKSEIPAFIQREIEFRFLIVLPETLDGKIYDKPAVLCSRYTDEEFFQVRCKGNKDIYFHHYGRRNIDKIWRDDILPCRVYLRHCVLAAKNLGEIAYNNFLDHTFLGDRRTTLRKYLTSYGSGIMEEEPPESIKFRYDG, encoded by the exons ATGTCGAATTCCATGTTGAATGAAGCTGAACCGAAGGAACTGCGCGATGAGTCCGATTTTGAAGTCATCTTCTCCAACAGCGACTATATTTCCGTTTGTGGATTTGGTTCTCTCCTCTCTG AGAGGAGTGCTCGAGGTACCTTTCCTGAACTGATCAACTTTAGAATGGCCAGATTGAACGGCTTCAGACGTTTTTTCGGACATGTAGCTCCTATATTCTTTGAGCGCGGCATTGCTAAACCTGAAACAAAG GAGATTTCCAGCTTGTGTTCGGAGCCTTGCGAAGGAGAAAATATCATCATTACGGTTTTTGAGATTAAAAAGTCCGAG ATTCCAGCGTTTATACAGAGAGAGATTGAGTTTCGATTTCTTATT GTTCTTCCTGAAACATTAGACGGAAAGATATATGATAAACCAGCG GTGCTTTGTTCACGGTACACCGATGAGGAGTTTTTCCAAGTGAGATGCAAAG GGAATAAGGACATTTATTTTCATCATTACGGTCGTCGTAATATTGATAAGATATGGAGAGATGACATCTTACCATGTCGCGTCTATCTTCGACACTG TGTTTTAGCTGCAAAAAATTTGGGTGAAATAGCTTATAACAACTTTCTGGATCACACTTTCCTTGGAGATCGTAGGACAACCCTTCGTAAATATTTGACCAGTTACGGTTCAGGCATTATGGAAGAGGAGCCTCCAGAATCCATCAAGTTCCGGTATGATGGTTGA
- the LOC103497823 gene encoding uncharacterized protein LOC103497823 isoform X4: MSNSMLNEAEPKELRDESDFEVIFSNSDYISVCGFGSLLSERSARGTFPELINFRMARLNGFRRFFGHVAPIFFERGIAKPETKEISSLCSEPCEGENIIITVFEIKKSEIPAFIQREIEFRFLIVLPETLDGKIYDKPAVLCSRYTDEEFFQVRCKGNKDIYFHHYGRRNIDKIWRDDILPCRVYLRHWTTLRKYLTSYGSGIMEEEPPESIKFRYDG; this comes from the exons ATGTCGAATTCCATGTTGAATGAAGCTGAACCGAAGGAACTGCGCGATGAGTCCGATTTTGAAGTCATCTTCTCCAACAGCGACTATATTTCCGTTTGTGGATTTGGTTCTCTCCTCTCTG AGAGGAGTGCTCGAGGTACCTTTCCTGAACTGATCAACTTTAGAATGGCCAGATTGAACGGCTTCAGACGTTTTTTCGGACATGTAGCTCCTATATTCTTTGAGCGCGGCATTGCTAAACCTGAAACAAAG GAGATTTCCAGCTTGTGTTCGGAGCCTTGCGAAGGAGAAAATATCATCATTACGGTTTTTGAGATTAAAAAGTCCGAG ATTCCAGCGTTTATACAGAGAGAGATTGAGTTTCGATTTCTTATT GTTCTTCCTGAAACATTAGACGGAAAGATATATGATAAACCAGCG GTGCTTTGTTCACGGTACACCGATGAGGAGTTTTTCCAAGTGAGATGCAAAG GGAATAAGGACATTTATTTTCATCATTACGGTCGTCGTAATATTGATAAGATATGGAGAGATGACATCTTACCATGTCGCGTCTATCTTCGACACTG GACAACCCTTCGTAAATATTTGACCAGTTACGGTTCAGGCATTATGGAAGAGGAGCCTCCAGAATCCATCAAGTTCCGGTATGATGGTTGA
- the LOC103497824 gene encoding uncharacterized protein LOC103497824 → MTDRLALQFARPSPSLGLSASNRIPIPSKFQFQLPFPFSFGNAHSPLCYGSGLLRRISPINVSSISLVSEAEPKELRDESDFEAVFFDSDYISVCGFGSLLSERSARSTFPDLINFRMARLNGFRRIFGNVAPVFFERGIAKPETKEISSLCAEPCEGENIIITVFEIKKFEIPAFIQREIEFRFLAVFPETLDGKAYQKPAVLCSRSTDEEFFQVRCKGNKDIFFHHYGRHNIDKIWRDDIFPCRVYLRHCILAAKNLGDEAYNNFLDHTFLGDRSTTVREYLTGNGSGIMEEEPPESLKFRYGG, encoded by the exons ATGACTGATCGACTCGCTCTCCAATTTGCTCGTCCTTCTCCATCTCTAGGGCTTTCCGCTTCCAATCGCATCCCAATTCCCTCTAAATTTCAGTTTCAGCTTCCATTTCCTTTCTCTTTCGGTAATGCACACTCTCCTCTTTGCTACGGCTCCGGCCTACTCCGGCGAATATCTCCGATCAATGTGTCGTCGATTTCTCTTGTGAGTGAAGCAGAACCAAAGGAACTGCGAGATGAGTCCGATTTTGAAGCAGTCTTCTTTGACAGCGATTATATTTCCGTTTGTGGATTTGGTTCTCTCCTTTCTG AGAGGAGTGCGCGAAGTACATTTCCTGATCTGATCAACTTTAGAATGGCGAGATTGAATGGCTTTAGACGCATTTTCGGAAATGTAGCTCCTGTATTCTTTGAGCGCGGCATTGCTAAACCTGAAACCAAG GAGATTTCCAGCTTGTGTGCGGAGCCTTGCGAAGGAGAAAATATCATCATTACGGTTTTCGAGATTAAGAAGTTTGAG ATTCCCGCGTTTATACAAAGAGAGATTGAGTTTCGATTTCTAGCA GTTTTTCCTGAAACATTAGATGGAAAGGCATATCAAAAACCAGCG GTGCTTTGTTCTCGATCCACTGATGAAGAGTTTTTCCAAGTGAGATGCAAAG GGAATAAGGACATCTTTTTTCATCATTATGGTCGGCATAATATCGATAAGATATGGAGAGATGATATCTTTCCTTGTCGCGTTTATCTTCGTCACTG TATTTTAGCTGCAAAGAACCTGGGTGACGAAGCTTATAACAACTTTCTGGATCATACTTTCCTTGGAGATCGTAGTACAACCGTTCGTGAATATTTGACCGGTAATGGTTCAGGCATTATGGAGGAGGAGCCTCCCGAATCCCTCAAGTTCCGATATGGCGGTTGA
- the LOC103497823 gene encoding uncharacterized protein LOC103497823 isoform X6, which translates to MSNSMLNEAEPKELRDESDFEVIFSNSDYISVCGFGSLLSERSARGTFPELINFRMARLNGFRRFFGHVAPIFFERGIAKPETKEISSLCSEPCEGENIIITVFEIKKSEIPAFIQREIEFRFLIVLPETLDGKIYDKPAVLCSRYTDEEFFQVRCKGNKDIYFHHYGRRNIDKIWRDDILPCRVYLRHCCKKFG; encoded by the exons ATGTCGAATTCCATGTTGAATGAAGCTGAACCGAAGGAACTGCGCGATGAGTCCGATTTTGAAGTCATCTTCTCCAACAGCGACTATATTTCCGTTTGTGGATTTGGTTCTCTCCTCTCTG AGAGGAGTGCTCGAGGTACCTTTCCTGAACTGATCAACTTTAGAATGGCCAGATTGAACGGCTTCAGACGTTTTTTCGGACATGTAGCTCCTATATTCTTTGAGCGCGGCATTGCTAAACCTGAAACAAAG GAGATTTCCAGCTTGTGTTCGGAGCCTTGCGAAGGAGAAAATATCATCATTACGGTTTTTGAGATTAAAAAGTCCGAG ATTCCAGCGTTTATACAGAGAGAGATTGAGTTTCGATTTCTTATT GTTCTTCCTGAAACATTAGACGGAAAGATATATGATAAACCAGCG GTGCTTTGTTCACGGTACACCGATGAGGAGTTTTTCCAAGTGAGATGCAAAG GGAATAAGGACATTTATTTTCATCATTACGGTCGTCGTAATATTGATAAGATATGGAGAGATGACATCTTACCATGTCGCGTCTATCTTCGACACTG CTGCAAAAAATTTGGGTGA
- the LOC103497823 gene encoding uncharacterized protein LOC103497823 isoform X5 codes for MSNSMLNEAEPKELRDESDFEVIFSNSDYISVCGFGSLLSERSARGTFPELINFRMARLNGFRRFFGHVAPIFFERGIAKPETKCFTTCYSSEYQEISSLCSEPCEGENIIITVFEIKKSEIPAFIQREIEFRFLIVLPETLDGKIYDKPAVLCSRYTDEEFFQVRCKGNKDIYFHHYGRRNIDKIWRDDILPCRVYLRHCCKKFG; via the exons ATGTCGAATTCCATGTTGAATGAAGCTGAACCGAAGGAACTGCGCGATGAGTCCGATTTTGAAGTCATCTTCTCCAACAGCGACTATATTTCCGTTTGTGGATTTGGTTCTCTCCTCTCTG AGAGGAGTGCTCGAGGTACCTTTCCTGAACTGATCAACTTTAGAATGGCCAGATTGAACGGCTTCAGACGTTTTTTCGGACATGTAGCTCCTATATTCTTTGAGCGCGGCATTGCTAAACCTGAAACAAAG TGTTTCACGACGTGCTATTCATCTGAATATCAGGAGATTTCCAGCTTGTGTTCGGAGCCTTGCGAAGGAGAAAATATCATCATTACGGTTTTTGAGATTAAAAAGTCCGAG ATTCCAGCGTTTATACAGAGAGAGATTGAGTTTCGATTTCTTATT GTTCTTCCTGAAACATTAGACGGAAAGATATATGATAAACCAGCG GTGCTTTGTTCACGGTACACCGATGAGGAGTTTTTCCAAGTGAGATGCAAAG GGAATAAGGACATTTATTTTCATCATTACGGTCGTCGTAATATTGATAAGATATGGAGAGATGACATCTTACCATGTCGCGTCTATCTTCGACACTG CTGCAAAAAATTTGGGTGA
- the LOC103497823 gene encoding uncharacterized protein LOC103497823 isoform X3 — MSNSMLNEAEPKELRDESDFEVIFSNSDYISVCGFGSLLSERSARGTFPELINFRMARLNGFRRFFGHVAPIFFERGIAKPETKCFTTCYSSEYQEISSLCSEPCEGENIIITVFEIKKSEIPAFIQREIEFRFLIVLPETLDGKIYDKPAVLCSRYTDEEFFQVRCKGNKDIYFHHYGRRNIDKIWRDDILPCRVYLRHWTTLRKYLTSYGSGIMEEEPPESIKFRYDG; from the exons ATGTCGAATTCCATGTTGAATGAAGCTGAACCGAAGGAACTGCGCGATGAGTCCGATTTTGAAGTCATCTTCTCCAACAGCGACTATATTTCCGTTTGTGGATTTGGTTCTCTCCTCTCTG AGAGGAGTGCTCGAGGTACCTTTCCTGAACTGATCAACTTTAGAATGGCCAGATTGAACGGCTTCAGACGTTTTTTCGGACATGTAGCTCCTATATTCTTTGAGCGCGGCATTGCTAAACCTGAAACAAAG TGTTTCACGACGTGCTATTCATCTGAATATCAGGAGATTTCCAGCTTGTGTTCGGAGCCTTGCGAAGGAGAAAATATCATCATTACGGTTTTTGAGATTAAAAAGTCCGAG ATTCCAGCGTTTATACAGAGAGAGATTGAGTTTCGATTTCTTATT GTTCTTCCTGAAACATTAGACGGAAAGATATATGATAAACCAGCG GTGCTTTGTTCACGGTACACCGATGAGGAGTTTTTCCAAGTGAGATGCAAAG GGAATAAGGACATTTATTTTCATCATTACGGTCGTCGTAATATTGATAAGATATGGAGAGATGACATCTTACCATGTCGCGTCTATCTTCGACACTG GACAACCCTTCGTAAATATTTGACCAGTTACGGTTCAGGCATTATGGAAGAGGAGCCTCCAGAATCCATCAAGTTCCGGTATGATGGTTGA
- the LOC103497823 gene encoding uncharacterized protein LOC103497823 isoform X1, translating into MSNSMLNEAEPKELRDESDFEVIFSNSDYISVCGFGSLLSERSARGTFPELINFRMARLNGFRRFFGHVAPIFFERGIAKPETKCFTTCYSSEYQEISSLCSEPCEGENIIITVFEIKKSEIPAFIQREIEFRFLIVLPETLDGKIYDKPAVLCSRYTDEEFFQVRCKGNKDIYFHHYGRRNIDKIWRDDILPCRVYLRHCVLAAKNLGEIAYNNFLDHTFLGDRRTTLRKYLTSYGSGIMEEEPPESIKFRYDG; encoded by the exons ATGTCGAATTCCATGTTGAATGAAGCTGAACCGAAGGAACTGCGCGATGAGTCCGATTTTGAAGTCATCTTCTCCAACAGCGACTATATTTCCGTTTGTGGATTTGGTTCTCTCCTCTCTG AGAGGAGTGCTCGAGGTACCTTTCCTGAACTGATCAACTTTAGAATGGCCAGATTGAACGGCTTCAGACGTTTTTTCGGACATGTAGCTCCTATATTCTTTGAGCGCGGCATTGCTAAACCTGAAACAAAG TGTTTCACGACGTGCTATTCATCTGAATATCAGGAGATTTCCAGCTTGTGTTCGGAGCCTTGCGAAGGAGAAAATATCATCATTACGGTTTTTGAGATTAAAAAGTCCGAG ATTCCAGCGTTTATACAGAGAGAGATTGAGTTTCGATTTCTTATT GTTCTTCCTGAAACATTAGACGGAAAGATATATGATAAACCAGCG GTGCTTTGTTCACGGTACACCGATGAGGAGTTTTTCCAAGTGAGATGCAAAG GGAATAAGGACATTTATTTTCATCATTACGGTCGTCGTAATATTGATAAGATATGGAGAGATGACATCTTACCATGTCGCGTCTATCTTCGACACTG TGTTTTAGCTGCAAAAAATTTGGGTGAAATAGCTTATAACAACTTTCTGGATCACACTTTCCTTGGAGATCGTAGGACAACCCTTCGTAAATATTTGACCAGTTACGGTTCAGGCATTATGGAAGAGGAGCCTCCAGAATCCATCAAGTTCCGGTATGATGGTTGA
- the LOC103497826 gene encoding uncharacterized protein LOC103497826 gives MAAGAMATYAGAALIIYYLLSRRLAAKGDEDDRSGNLSKSIRSGRRRISRRPAQAPATWFETITTLSETLRFTYSETLGKWPIGDLAFGINYLMRRQGNLQVANVYAGNDSVQLKGPEIIAELKSFLRLLTFCMLFSKKPFPIFLESAGYSQEEVLIQKPKAGILKPAFTIIRDSSSKCFLLLIRGTHSIKDTLTAVTGAVVPFHHSVLHDGGISNLVLGYAHFGMVAAARWIAKLSTPFLLKGLDDFPDYKIKIVGHSLGGGTAALLTYILREQKEFSSSTCITFAPAACMTWELAESGKQFITTIINGSDLVPSFSAASIDDLRSEVTASSWLNDLRDQVERTRVLNVVYRSASALGSRLPSIATAKAKVAGAGALLRPVSTTTQAAVKSAVVRTRSSLSSWSCMGARRRNGGILSNPTEELPEVPRITERNHESLISEEVTINGIEMKKKTESGSSSCDDNSDHDTDEERHHLITEERIIASTDVEDITDGELWYELEKELQRQERKVDANTREGKVATVAKEIKEEEESMLTDVEGSSEKPLSSLDASENVRFYPPGKTMHIVSTPSPNSDNLVQDDEDESMQEIVGIYETPRELYSKLRLSRTMINDHYMPMYKKMMESLINQLENDVISNYEM, from the exons ATGGCGGCCGGTGCAATGGCAACCTATGCGGGAGCCGCCTTGATTATTTATTACCTTCTGAGCCGGAGATTAGCAGCAAAAGGTGATGAGGATGATCGGAGTGGTAATTTGTCTAAATCGATAAGATCGGGTAGGAGAAGGATCTCTCGGAGGCCGGCTCAGGCGCCGGCGACGTGGTTTGAGACGATTACTACTCTATCGGAGACTCTTAGGTTTACATACTCCGAGACCTTAGGCAAATGGCCGATCGGCGACTTGGCATTTGGCATTAATTACTTGATGAGGAGACAG GGTAACTTACAAGTTGCTAACGTGTATGCGGGCAACGACAGTGTACAACTTAAAGGTCCTGAAATTATCGCAGAGTTGAAGAGTTTTTTACGGTTGCTCACCTTCTGCATGCTTTTCTCTAAGAAACCGTTTCCGATTTTTCTAGAATCTGCCGGCTATTCTCAGGAGGAAGTGCTTATTCAGAAACCAAAAGCAGGG ATTTTGAAGCCTGCCTTTACCATAATTCGTGATAGTAGTTCAAAATGTTTCCTTCTATTGATTCGGGGTACTCATAGTATCAAAGATACATTAACAGCAGTAACTGGTGCAGTGGTTCCTTTCCATCATTCAGTTTTACATGATGGTGGGATAAGTAATCTAGTTCTAGGATATGCACACTTTGGGATGGTTGCTGCAGCGCGTTGGATTGCCAAGCTAAGCACTCCTTTCTTACTCAAAGGTCTTGACGATTTTCCCGATTACAAAATAAAG ATTGTTGGACATTCCCTTGGTGGTGGAACCGCTGCTTTACTAACATATATTCTTCGAGAGCAAAAGGAGTTCTCCTCTAGCACTTGCATCACATTTGCCCCAG CTGCTTGTATGACATGGGAGTTGGCAGAATCGGGTAAGCAGTTCATCACTACCATTATTAACGGTTCAGATCTTGTTCCCAGCTTCTCCGCGGCTTCTATTGACGACTTGCGTTCTGAG GTGACAGCATCATCATGGCTGAATGATTTACGAGATCAGGTAGAGCGCACAAGGGTTCTCAACGTTGTTTATCGCTCCGCAAGTGCTCTAGGCTCACGCCTTCCATCCATTGCTACAGCCAAAGCTAAGGTTGCTGGTGCCGGCGCCCTCCTCCGCCCAGTCTCAACTACCACCCAG GCTGCCGTGAAAAGCGCAGTTGTCAGAACTCGCTCTTCTCTATCTTCCTGGTCTTGTATGGGCGCCCGTAGAAGAAACGGTGGCATTTTATCCAATCCCACAGAGGAATTGCCTGAAGTTCCTCGGATAACGGAAAGAAATCACGAGTCACTCATATCCGAAGAAGTTACGATTAATGGAatagaaatgaaaaagaagacaGAGTCTGGCAGCTCTTCATGTGACGATAATTCAGATCATGACACAGATGAAGAGCGACACCACCTCATTACTGAAGAAAGAATCATCGCCTCGACTGATGTCGAAGACATTACAGATGGTGAGTTGTGGTATGAATTGGAGAAGGAACTGCAACGACAGGAAAGAAAGGTCGATGCCAATACTCGAGAAGGCAAAGTGGCTACAGTAGCCAAGGAGATCAAGGAAGAAGAGGAGAGTATGTTGACTGATGTCGAGGGAAGCAGTGAAAAGCCATTGTCTTCTCTAGATGCTTCGGAAAATGTTCGTTTCTATCCTCCAGGGAAAACGATGCATATTGTTTCAACTCCCTCACCGAATTCTGATAATTTAGTTCAGGACGATGAGGACGAGAGTATGCAGGAAATAGTTGGGATATACGAGACACCTAGAGAATTGTATAGTAAGCTGCGTCTCTCAAGAACAATGATTAATGATCATTATATGCCTATGTACAAAAAGATGATGGAATCATTAATCAACCAACTTGAAAATGATGTAATAAGCAAttatgaaatgtaa